The proteins below are encoded in one region of Pseudomonadota bacterium:
- a CDS encoding cytidylate kinase-like family protein, with translation MWENIKIEKCESFIKSNFHPKSKDTSETSIETSIGTSIKPAITISRAEGAGGLTVASNLAEYLQVHVPSHDVWTVFSQHLVAKVLEEHNLHKHIGDFMKEGHKGMLTNALEELLGLHPSTWTLVEQTNATILRLAQIGNVILVGRGANVVTSELQTVFHVYLVGALENRIERAEKTFGLDRKSAVNYIKKKDEGRRRYLRDNFDKDINDPLLYHIIINTDLVRHDEAARLIGDEVIKRFNLDKPVKATRIGNRLT, from the coding sequence ATGTGGGAGAATATTAAAATAGAAAAATGTGAGTCTTTTATTAAGAGCAATTTTCACCCGAAGAGCAAAGATACTTCTGAAACTTCTATTGAAACTTCTATTGGAACATCTATAAAACCGGCAATAACAATTTCACGTGCAGAAGGCGCGGGCGGGCTTACGGTCGCCTCAAATCTGGCCGAGTACCTGCAAGTACACGTTCCTTCCCACGATGTGTGGACCGTTTTCTCTCAGCATCTCGTTGCAAAAGTTCTGGAGGAGCACAACCTTCACAAGCACATCGGCGATTTTATGAAGGAAGGCCACAAGGGCATGCTGACCAATGCACTTGAGGAGTTGCTGGGTTTACACCCCTCCACCTGGACGCTCGTGGAACAGACTAACGCAACCATATTACGCCTTGCGCAAATAGGGAATGTTATTCTGGTGGGCCGAGGAGCCAATGTAGTCACCAGCGAGCTTCAGACTGTTTTTCATGTGTATCTGGTTGGGGCGCTTGAAAACAGGATCGAACGGGCGGAGAAGACCTTCGGTTTAGATCGAAAATCAGCCGTCAATTATATCAAGAAAAAGGATGAGGGACGCAGGCGCTATCTGAGGGACAACTTCGACAAAGACATCAATGATCCATTGCTCTACCACATAATCATTAATACGGATCTGGTTCGGCACGACGAAGCCGCCCGGTTGATCGGCGACGAAGTAATTAAACGTTTTAATCTGGACAAACCTGTGAAAGCTACTAGAATTGGTAACCGTTTAACGTAA
- a CDS encoding V-type ATPase subunit produces the protein MQTTVADSGNASAITSTRQTAIDLDYLAARLHARRSRMAEAERLDGLCHIKNLPEFFRTIFPDSDLKEAVDFQHLLVHTLISEISGFRAYVPGPGVNLLDWMLVRFQMENLKVLFRACLTKIPIEELHGYLVSLPKELTLNTQRLASAESPEDFARLVPKGLLRENLEKALEIYRNYPRTFFFEAALDQVYFQGLISRMEKLPREDREIVRPIVYQEVDIFHLMLVVRGKFHYNMTPEMLRQFHIEGTLIRRALFAAMLNDLDLYTSVDRVAEHILNTAPSKHGSNDESMTVDAPVLEGLAWKQFFRLSNQAFRQSHMGLGAIIGFVGLRRVEVANLITISEGIRTGVAAEAIRGRLIPRTNVEGAYV, from the coding sequence GTGCAGACAACCGTAGCTGACTCCGGCAATGCTTCAGCCATTACTTCAACAAGACAAACAGCTATCGACCTGGATTATCTCGCGGCCCGTCTTCATGCCCGCCGCAGCCGCATGGCCGAGGCGGAGCGGCTCGATGGCCTGTGCCATATCAAGAATCTTCCGGAATTTTTTCGCACAATCTTTCCGGATTCTGATTTAAAGGAAGCTGTTGATTTCCAGCACCTATTGGTCCATACACTGATTAGCGAAATATCCGGCTTCCGTGCCTATGTGCCCGGCCCGGGTGTCAATCTGCTCGATTGGATGCTAGTTCGGTTTCAAATGGAAAACTTGAAGGTATTGTTCCGGGCATGTTTGACAAAGATACCCATCGAAGAGCTACACGGTTATCTTGTCTCCCTTCCCAAGGAGTTAACCTTGAATACCCAAAGGCTGGCTTCAGCGGAATCTCCGGAAGATTTTGCCCGGTTGGTCCCAAAGGGACTCCTTCGAGAGAACCTGGAGAAGGCTCTTGAGATCTATCGTAATTATCCCCGAACATTCTTCTTTGAGGCAGCGCTGGACCAAGTCTATTTTCAGGGGTTGATCTCCAGGATGGAAAAACTGCCTCGGGAAGACCGGGAAATCGTAAGACCGATAGTTTATCAAGAGGTGGACATCTTCCATCTCATGTTGGTCGTTCGGGGAAAATTCCACTATAACATGACGCCGGAAATGTTACGGCAGTTTCATATCGAAGGAACACTGATCCGGCGCGCGCTTTTTGCTGCTATGCTTAATGACCTGGACCTCTATACATCGGTGGACCGCGTTGCGGAGCATATTCTCAATACAGCGCCTTCAAAACACGGATCGAATGATGAATCGATGACTGTTGATGCTCCAGTTCTGGAGGGTCTCGCGTGGAAACAATTCTTTCGTTTATCCAACCAGGCCTTTCGTCAGAGCCACATGGGATTGGGGGCAATTATAGGTTTCGTAGGTCTCCGGCGTGTGGAAGTGGCCAACCTCATCACGATTTCCGAGGGAATTCGTACCGGCGTGGCTGCCGAGGCAATCCGTGGACGATTAATCCCACGGACTAATGTGGAGGGAGCCTATGTTTAG
- a CDS encoding ATP synthase subunit C, producing MMKFSFWRIGPIGAVLAGIILPTTIVMAEEASRGGAPTDMVSAYKTIGLGLSAAFAIAMSVLGAGHAVGRIGSAALGAAAEKPELLTRSILFVALAEGLGVLGFAIAMMLIQKI from the coding sequence ATGATGAAGTTTTCATTCTGGCGAATTGGACCAATCGGAGCGGTTCTGGCGGGTATAATCCTGCCCACTACGATAGTAATGGCAGAGGAAGCCTCACGCGGGGGCGCACCGACAGATATGGTATCGGCGTACAAAACCATCGGCCTGGGTTTGTCAGCCGCCTTTGCCATTGCCATGAGTGTGCTTGGTGCAGGCCATGCCGTAGGACGGATCGGGTCGGCAGCACTCGGTGCAGCAGCTGAAAAACCTGAGTTGTTGACCCGCAGTATCTTATTCGTGGCATTAGCAGAGGGGCTTGGTGTGCTCGGCTTCGCTATTGCCATGATGTTGATACAGAAAATATAA
- a CDS encoding V-type ATP synthase subunit F has translation MKFYCIADEDTARGFRLAGIGVQVAATVEEARIAIENITAHPDCGIIIITEKVAGWIRPQVEMIRLEREYPLIVEIPGPEGPLSGRKSLRELVQEAVGVSVG, from the coding sequence GTGAAGTTCTATTGCATTGCCGACGAGGACACGGCGCGCGGGTTCCGTTTGGCAGGTATCGGTGTGCAGGTTGCAGCGACGGTGGAAGAAGCCCGGATTGCCATCGAGAATATTACTGCACACCCTGACTGTGGAATCATTATCATCACCGAAAAGGTAGCAGGCTGGATCCGGCCACAAGTAGAGATGATTCGACTGGAGCGTGAATACCCGCTAATTGTCGAGATACCCGGGCCGGAAGGACCGCTGTCAGGACGTAAAAGTCTGCGCGAATTAGTACAGGAAGCTGTGGGCGTTAGTGTTGGTTAA
- a CDS encoding V-type ATP synthase subunit A produces the protein MTIVTNTTEPMATRISGPIVTAVGMYAAQMYEVVQVGSLGLVGEVVRLVGDHATIQVYEDTTMLKPGAPVKCTGAPLSVWLGPGLVGNIYDGIQRPLPGIQAHSGAWIRRGEKVDPLDTKRYWTFEPQVTPGEVVTAGQAIGHVVETPLVNHRIMTPPDISGTVKSIVDKGDYRLLDPLAVIETATGPREVTMLQQWPVRVPRPISERLRITEPLITGQRIIDTFFPIGKGGAAAIPGGFGTGKTITQHQLAKWSDAEIIVFIGCGERGNEMTDVLREFPELKDPRSGRPLMERTILIANTSNMPVAAREVSIYTGITLAEYYRDMGFSVAVFADSTSRWAEALRELAARLEEMPAEEGFPASLPTRLAQFYERGGAVTTLAGEPASVSIVGAVSPPGGDFSEPVTQHTRRFIRCFWALDTELANARHYPSIHWLHSYSEYVEDVGPWWKKEAPDWIELRTEALTLLQREDRLQQIVKLVGPDVLPDSQRLILFVAEIIKDGFLAQSAFNENDMYCTPERQVALLRIILTLYRRGRDLIQGGVPLTRIRSLGCVPYLLRAKADFGNSDLDKLTELEQRVMEETEALAKEYTKEATLICTPPSK, from the coding sequence ATGACTATCGTTACCAATACTACTGAACCGATGGCTACCCGCATCAGCGGTCCCATCGTAACCGCTGTGGGTATGTACGCAGCACAGATGTACGAAGTCGTGCAGGTAGGCAGTCTGGGCCTGGTGGGAGAAGTAGTACGACTGGTTGGCGATCATGCCACCATTCAGGTGTACGAGGACACCACCATGTTGAAGCCTGGAGCGCCGGTTAAATGTACGGGCGCGCCCTTGTCTGTGTGGCTCGGCCCCGGGCTGGTTGGCAACATCTACGACGGTATTCAACGTCCGTTGCCGGGCATTCAAGCTCATAGCGGCGCCTGGATCCGTCGCGGCGAAAAGGTGGACCCTCTTGACACCAAGAGATACTGGACCTTTGAGCCGCAAGTTACGCCCGGTGAGGTTGTAACAGCCGGTCAGGCTATAGGCCATGTTGTAGAGACACCGCTGGTCAATCATCGGATTATGACTCCCCCGGATATTAGCGGTACTGTGAAGTCCATTGTCGATAAAGGTGATTATAGGCTCCTCGATCCACTGGCTGTTATCGAAACCGCAACGGGCCCGCGTGAGGTCACTATGCTTCAGCAATGGCCTGTACGGGTGCCGCGTCCCATTTCTGAACGATTGCGTATCACTGAGCCGCTGATTACAGGACAGCGCATCATTGATACCTTCTTCCCCATCGGCAAGGGTGGCGCCGCGGCTATCCCGGGCGGATTCGGCACAGGAAAGACGATCACCCAGCACCAGCTCGCAAAATGGTCAGATGCCGAAATCATTGTCTTCATCGGTTGCGGGGAACGGGGCAATGAAATGACTGATGTGCTCCGTGAGTTTCCGGAACTTAAAGACCCCCGTTCCGGGCGGCCTCTGATGGAACGGACCATTCTTATCGCCAATACCTCGAATATGCCTGTGGCGGCGCGGGAAGTGTCCATCTACACCGGTATCACCCTGGCCGAATATTACAGGGACATGGGCTTCAGCGTGGCGGTTTTTGCCGACTCGACCAGCCGCTGGGCAGAGGCCCTGCGTGAACTGGCCGCGCGTTTGGAAGAGATGCCGGCGGAAGAAGGTTTTCCGGCGTCGTTGCCTACCAGACTGGCGCAGTTTTATGAGCGCGGCGGAGCCGTAACTACGCTTGCAGGCGAACCGGCTTCCGTAAGTATCGTGGGCGCTGTCAGCCCACCCGGAGGCGACTTTTCCGAACCAGTCACCCAGCATACACGACGTTTTATCCGTTGTTTTTGGGCTCTTGATACTGAACTGGCCAATGCCCGGCATTATCCTTCAATCCACTGGCTGCACTCGTATTCGGAGTATGTGGAGGATGTCGGCCCCTGGTGGAAAAAAGAGGCTCCCGACTGGATCGAACTGCGCACAGAAGCCCTGACTCTCCTTCAACGGGAAGATCGTCTCCAGCAAATCGTTAAACTGGTAGGTCCCGATGTCCTGCCCGACAGTCAACGCTTGATCCTGTTTGTCGCCGAGATTATTAAAGACGGTTTTCTTGCCCAAAGCGCTTTTAACGAAAACGATATGTACTGCACACCTGAACGACAAGTTGCACTCCTGCGCATTATCCTTACTCTGTATCGCAGGGGCCGTGACTTAATTCAAGGGGGTGTCCCGCTGACGCGAATCCGATCTTTAGGCTGTGTGCCCTATTTACTTCGGGCAAAGGCTGATTTCGGCAACAGTGATCTCGATAAGCTTACAGAGCTGGAACAAAGGGTCATGGAGGAAACGGAAGCACTGGCAAAAGAATATACCAAGGAGGCTACCTTAATATGCACACCACCTTCGAAATAG
- a CDS encoding V-type ATP synthase subunit B → MHTTFEIEDRGLQYVGSWRIEGPLVVVERIRDVGYDEIVEIIDAAGRPRIGRVLDISETQAVVQVLEGTTGLSNQTLRARFLGESFRLPVSRQMLGRVFDGLGRPADGGPPALSAELRDVNGMPINPYARRYPREFIQTGVSAIDGMNALVRGQKLPVFSGNGLPHDRVSAQIVRQARLLEEEVEFSIVFAAMGVKHDVAEFFIRNFRDSGALARAVMFFSLADAPSVERLLTPRVALTLAEHLAFDCGQHVLVLLTDMTNYCESLREVGTARGEIPGRKGYPGYLYSDLASIYERAGRIEDSPGSITQIPILTMPADDISHPVPDLTGYITEGQIVLDRDLFQRGVYPPIAGLPSLSRLMKDGVGKGYTREDHPILASQLFACYAYVKRVRGLADVIGEEELSTIDKQYLKFGEAFEMRFLNQGEYENRTIETTLELGWDVLSTLPKDELHRVSDALLKEYYHEKVDACV, encoded by the coding sequence ATGCACACCACCTTCGAAATAGAAGACCGGGGATTACAGTACGTCGGCTCTTGGCGAATCGAGGGGCCGCTGGTTGTGGTGGAACGGATTCGTGATGTTGGCTATGATGAAATTGTTGAGATTATCGATGCCGCCGGTCGTCCCCGTATCGGCCGCGTCCTTGATATTTCCGAAACCCAGGCCGTGGTGCAGGTCCTCGAAGGAACAACAGGCCTCTCGAATCAAACCCTGCGCGCCCGCTTCCTGGGGGAAAGCTTTCGTCTGCCCGTATCAAGGCAGATGCTGGGTCGCGTATTCGATGGTCTCGGCCGCCCGGCTGACGGCGGTCCGCCTGCACTATCGGCGGAGCTGCGCGATGTGAATGGAATGCCCATAAACCCGTATGCCAGGCGCTATCCACGCGAATTCATACAAACAGGTGTGTCGGCCATTGACGGGATGAACGCATTGGTCCGCGGCCAGAAGCTGCCTGTTTTTTCCGGAAACGGTCTGCCCCATGACCGTGTGTCCGCTCAGATCGTGCGGCAGGCTCGCCTGCTGGAAGAAGAGGTCGAGTTTTCGATTGTCTTTGCCGCCATGGGCGTGAAGCATGATGTGGCCGAGTTTTTCATCCGTAACTTCCGGGATTCCGGTGCCCTTGCCCGGGCTGTCATGTTCTTTTCTCTGGCCGACGCGCCGAGCGTGGAGCGCCTTCTTACCCCGCGTGTCGCCCTGACCCTGGCAGAGCACCTGGCCTTTGATTGCGGCCAACACGTGCTGGTACTGCTGACGGATATGACAAACTACTGCGAGAGTCTGCGCGAAGTGGGCACAGCAAGGGGTGAAATCCCAGGCCGCAAAGGTTATCCGGGTTACCTTTACTCGGACCTCGCCAGCATCTACGAGCGGGCCGGGCGTATTGAAGACTCGCCGGGTTCGATCACCCAGATACCCATTTTGACCATGCCCGCAGACGATATCAGCCATCCTGTCCCTGATCTCACCGGCTATATCACTGAAGGGCAGATAGTGCTGGATCGAGATCTGTTTCAGCGTGGCGTTTACCCGCCCATTGCCGGTCTTCCAAGTCTGTCACGTCTGATGAAGGACGGCGTTGGCAAAGGTTACACCAGGGAAGATCATCCGATTCTCGCAAGCCAGTTATTCGCCTGCTACGCCTACGTGAAACGGGTACGGGGACTGGCCGATGTCATCGGCGAAGAGGAGTTGAGTACAATCGATAAACAATACCTGAAGTTTGGTGAAGCCTTTGAAATGCGTTTCCTGAACCAGGGCGAATATGAGAACCGGACTATCGAGACAACGCTCGAACTTGGCTGGGATGTGTTATCCACATTACCCAAGGATGAGTTGCACCGTGTGAGCGACGCTCTGTTGAAGGAATACTATCATGAGAAAGTGGATGCCTGTGTCTGA
- a CDS encoding V-type ATP synthase subunit D, translated as MGKLNIAPTKSNLLVLKKQLAFAEEGYDLLEQKRQILIFELMSRLSRARDAEQAVDKALSRAFEALRYAQLDRGSEALDSAALAVKMDHQVDISDQHLMGMKIPHVTVQTEPVSVQFGISGTSVNADIAMSRFVEVLPLLAELAELENAVMRLARELRKTQRRCNALSKIFMPDYRETINYITGSLEERERESFVILKMIRDRLGQSPSDNA; from the coding sequence ATGGGAAAACTGAATATTGCACCGACTAAATCGAATTTGCTCGTGCTGAAAAAACAACTTGCCTTCGCCGAGGAAGGCTACGATCTTCTCGAACAAAAACGACAGATCCTTATCTTTGAACTTATGAGCCGCCTCAGTCGTGCCCGTGATGCCGAACAAGCTGTTGATAAAGCACTCAGTCGGGCTTTTGAAGCTCTTCGCTATGCCCAGTTGGACAGGGGGTCCGAGGCTCTGGACAGTGCTGCTCTTGCCGTAAAGATGGATCACCAGGTAGATATTTCGGATCAGCATCTTATGGGCATGAAGATTCCCCATGTGACGGTGCAAACGGAGCCGGTCAGCGTTCAGTTTGGAATAAGTGGAACTTCGGTAAATGCCGATATTGCCATGAGCCGTTTTGTTGAAGTGCTTCCTCTGCTTGCGGAATTGGCGGAGCTGGAAAATGCCGTAATGCGGCTGGCGCGGGAACTTCGCAAAACCCAACGCCGCTGCAACGCGCTCTCCAAGATCTTTATGCCGGACTACCGTGAAACGATCAACTATATCACGGGTTCACTGGAGGAACGGGAACGCGAGTCCTTCGTTATCCTGAAAATGATTCGTGATCGCCTCGGGCAATCACCCTCTGATAACGCCTGA